A single window of Selenomonas sputigena DNA harbors:
- a CDS encoding CarD family transcriptional regulator: MLQVGDTVVYPMHGAGVISGIEDCEVLGEGKSYYVLQMPLGNMKVMIPTDNVDNMGLRDVIPETQVEEVKDILQMAPERATGSWNKRFHANLERMKSGDICDVAAVARNLVLQDRLRKISSGERRLLDLARQIIVSELVYACSKSPEEVKSWMDGILAENDFA; encoded by the coding sequence TTGCTTCAGGTTGGTGACACAGTTGTCTATCCGATGCATGGGGCGGGCGTGATTTCCGGCATAGAGGATTGCGAGGTGCTCGGCGAGGGCAAATCCTATTATGTGCTTCAAATGCCATTGGGCAACATGAAGGTCATGATACCGACGGACAACGTGGATAATATGGGTCTTCGAGACGTGATTCCCGAAACGCAGGTCGAAGAGGTCAAGGACATTCTGCAGATGGCTCCCGAGCGTGCGACGGGAAGCTGGAACAAGCGCTTTCATGCGAATCTTGAGCGCATGAAGAGCGGCGATATATGCGATGTGGCGGCTGTCGCGCGAAATCTCGTCCTGCAGGATCGCCTGCGCAAGATTTCGAGCGGCGAGCGGCGCCTTCTGGATCTCGCGCGGCAGATCATCGTCAGTGAGCTTGTCTATGCCTGCAGCAAATCGCCCGAGGAAGTCAAGTCGTGGATGGATGGCATCCTTGCGGAAAACGATTTTGCCTGA